The following proteins are co-located in the Marinomonas profundi genome:
- a CDS encoding RodZ domain-containing protein, giving the protein MTTEFQTDASVNTMNQDSINIGKRLKTKRIELEFDERHVATELKITIDQVRALEANNFTYFRSVTFARGFLKSYCRLLGVDHTEMLGAFDSERVNAESTIKPVDKVNKQTHLGDPIVILISIVIVAVLVFLVFWWPSQNAASDIADEQRRGDNHELTESEASERAAELENITAPSADAPVERTADDAIESADNNQSDSNQSNNNQSDNNLSDNKAPEIADNTLDEPLPSQNAGGEQDVQNSEVATGLSAETMAILEEAGVTPNDVVRAKKEVASVESLPSYVDEVEMVFDADCWTEVRDATGKILFSGVKTAGSQLSLTGSAPYRVVLGYARGVSSLKYKGESFDFSSFIRNDLARFELK; this is encoded by the coding sequence ATGACAACTGAATTTCAAACGGACGCTTCTGTAAACACAATGAACCAAGACTCCATTAATATTGGTAAGCGATTAAAGACTAAAAGGATAGAACTTGAGTTTGATGAAAGGCATGTAGCCACCGAACTGAAAATCACCATAGATCAAGTTCGTGCGCTTGAGGCGAATAATTTTACATACTTCCGCTCGGTGACTTTTGCGCGTGGCTTTTTGAAGAGCTATTGTCGGCTCTTAGGAGTTGATCATACCGAAATGCTGGGGGCGTTTGATAGTGAACGGGTAAATGCCGAATCGACGATTAAACCGGTTGATAAGGTGAATAAACAGACGCATTTAGGCGATCCTATTGTTATTTTAATTTCGATTGTGATTGTCGCCGTGTTGGTGTTTTTAGTGTTTTGGTGGCCCTCTCAAAACGCGGCGTCGGATATCGCTGACGAACAAAGACGTGGTGACAACCATGAACTCACCGAGTCAGAAGCAAGTGAACGCGCGGCCGAACTTGAAAATATAACCGCGCCTTCCGCTGATGCCCCTGTTGAACGTACTGCTGACGACGCCATCGAGTCGGCTGACAATAATCAATCAGACAGTAATCAATCGAACAACAATCAATCAGACAACAATTTATCTGACAATAAAGCACCTGAGATAGCCGATAATACGCTTGATGAGCCTTTGCCAAGTCAAAATGCTGGAGGGGAACAAGATGTTCAAAATAGTGAGGTTGCCACCGGCCTTTCTGCTGAGACAATGGCTATTTTGGAAGAAGCGGGTGTGACACCTAATGACGTGGTAAGGGCGAAAAAAGAGGTCGCCTCAGTAGAATCCCTGCCGTCTTATGTCGACGAAGTTGAAATGGTATTTGATGCGGACTGTTGGACCGAGGTAAGGGATGCAACGGGTAAAATCTTGTTTTCTGGCGTCAAAACAGCCGGAAGTCAGTTGTCATTAACCGGCAGCGCACCGTATAGAGTCGTGTTGGGTTACGCCAGAGGCGTGTCATCTTTGAAGTACAAGGGTGAAAGCTTCGATTTTTCTTCTTTTATTCGTAATGATTTGGCTCGATTTGAGCTCAAGTAG